Within Mytilus edulis chromosome 10, xbMytEdul2.2, whole genome shotgun sequence, the genomic segment GCTAACGTTTCTTATTCTCttatcaaatatctttttttcgGGTAATTCTCTCATCTCTGGATCATGCTTCGTTGTGGTGAGAGTTGGTGATTGttcttgtgagaggacagttaTCATCGATCAAAGTACACCACTAATAACATATTTACACAGAGAATCATTCTGTTGATAAATTTATTTGAAGATTCTAGTGAAGAACACTAACATCGCACTTCACAAAAAGCAAGAGAAGAGAAAATAGTTGGATCCAACAGCCTCATACGTAGAACCTGGTGgtgtaaatgaaaaaaagacgAAAGAGGTGCAAGAAAGataatataaagacaaaatgAGTACTTTTGCCCCtaatgttccattttagccatttAGCAGActataaatataacattatctGGTATAATGCCTTTGCAATGTACAAGAATGACATAATTAGTCAAAGAAATATCGTTTATCATCACTCATCgacacaaaaaaactaaaaaaaaaaaacttagagGAAATGCCAGAACATGCAGATTCTGTGTGAAGTGACTGCCTGCCGTAAAATGTTCATAAATTTTCTCATCTGAATCTGGGGTTTCTGTGGTCTTGAAAGTTATTCATGGTACAAACTGAATATCGATCGATTGATGAAAAGTAATATTGAAAGTACATGTCATTGACTGcttatacatatataattatttaaacatTCTAATGTATTAGAACTTCCAGCTTCTATGGACTCTATGGTTTTTGTATTGCGTGATATGCACTACTACTTTTCAATGATTTATCTGGGGCTAACGTTTCTTATTCTCttatcaaatatctttttttcgGGTAATTCTCTCTTCTCTGGATCATGCTTCGTTGTGGTGAGAGTTGGTGATTGTTCAGTCGATTCAGATCTGTATTGACCGACCATTACCATTATctactaaaaaacaaaaaaaaaaaaaccaccttttCAAACATTTAGTTCATAATACGATCGTTTACAtgtttacatgtatttacatgtatttaggtataattgaaaatatatcaaCTATTATGATATCTATATTTTGAACAGTTAGCTTGTTGAACAGGATTTCTAAACGTTGCATGAAATGAtgtgaataattaaaaaattgtttacaatAGAAATTGTGGGATGTAGCATTGGGGGATAAGGTAAGCCATGTAGGGttaccagaaaaaaataatttaaattctcCTAACAAACTCAAGCTACGACTATACTTAAGCTAGGTTAGGAGAATTTAGACAATGtttaattgtatttattaatATCGCATATAATGTCATTCATAGGTTATTTTAGCATTCAAATTATGGTGAAAAATATAATGTTTAAGTATCTCATGTTAACACAGTTGAAAAATTAACGTTCAATTGCTTGTTTCGAAACATTTTAGGAAAAAATCTACCTAATTTCTCTTAACTAGTTCATTCGGACGATTTTCAGTacctttaatattttatttttagtagtATAGTTATGACGTAGatgtaaaagtatataaataCAGGTAACATTTTATGTTCGGCATATACACTCATAATACAGTTTAATCGAACGGACAGACTTGATACAAAAAGGTAATATCTTTACAATATATCTATAGCATGGTTAGTTTCTGTTAGGGGAGTAAGGAAACATTTACACTGAAACTATAATTTCATTtaattaattcatattttatttatagcaATATACAGCAAGAGTGTAATTTTGGTATCccgattttagaaaaaaaaagtttgatattgCGTTAAGGTGGTTGGTGTAAATTTGAAAACCTGATATTTTAGATGAAAAGGTAAACGAATCTTTCCAAAGGAAtgttcaatatacatgtattgatacaAAATTTCAGATTCTCAAAATgctgaaaaataaaggcaacagtagtataccgctgttcgaaaatcATACATCGACTGATTGAAAACAGTGACAATGTTCGTGCAAACCCGCCTCATTTACCCCGTATCCGCAGTATTTCAAAAGGTCGtccacaaatatttaaaaaaaaacatcaagagATAACCAAAAGCTAACTcataaatgatcataaacaaattaaaaaaaaaaccaacaccaataCGATATACTAGTAACAAAATGCAAACACCGCTTTTTATTCTTGATTCACGGAATTTCAAAGAATACCGGTATCGACAGATAgttaaaaaacacatttcaatgtAAACTGTAATAATGTGTACTGTATCAGGTATAATTGCTTGCATATGCTGAACTATGATCAAGTTATAATGTCTTACACTCTATATATATACTCACTGTGCTCTTTTGAATTTCAGCTACAAGATGGCTAACCCTGGAGGACCAATAGAAATATGTTTCTCCTTTGATGCAACCTGTTCTATGTATGAATATATTGACGAAGTAAAAGGAAAAGTTCAAGACTTAATACAACGTTTGCAAGCAGACATTCCTGGAATCAGAATAGCAGTGTTTGCGCATGGCGATTATGGTTCTCCCACCTATGTCACTAAACACATTGATTTCACTACAGACGTGGCAGAGCTGTGTAACTGGGTAAAGAATGTAAAAGAGAGCAGAGGAGGCGACTGGGATGAATGCTATGAACTCGTATTACAAGAAGTTCAGTCGTTGTCATGGACACCAGGATCAAAACGAGCATTGGTTATGATAGGGGATGCAGACCCCCATGAACCGGGATTTAGGTGTGGCGGGAAAACTTATAACATAGACTGGCGAGCCGAAACATATAAACTTTTAATGATGGTAAGTCAATAATGATCTTAGGGTCATTTACCCACTTAGCTAATTCATATTGTTTTTGGAAGAATTTCCTGACGTCTTGATATCTTTTCATGTTGTTAGCtttgatataaaaatgaattGTGAGAACTAGTAAAAGTTTGCAAAAtaagataaacaaaaacaaactgtcTTCCTGCACATAGCATGAATTTATTAACATTATTCCTTTTTCCAGAATGTTACTATCTATGGAGTTAAATGTGGAGATGATGATTCATCAACAGAATTTTTCAACAAGATCGCCAAAGCAACTGATGGAAAGTTCCTTACATTAAAAGACTTTACTAACATATTTGACCTAATGATGGCTATATGTTACAGAGAACATGATGAAACTCTTCTGCAGGTaatattaatgttatttttatagtgtagattattttaaatgaatatcgaaataaatattttctgctataataaaaaaaaggggaaataatatttcataaaaatatacgCATAGTAATTTTTCATTTCTAGACAGAACCCATAACGTCAGTATTAGCCATAATACAGCATGTTTTATCTTTATCTTATATCCAGAATTATGAAACAGAAGTAAGAGCCAGAGGAACAACAGTTCACAAAGATTTAGAAGCTTTGTTTGGCAATCTACGACATAACGAAACAGATGACATGGAGACCGCCCCATCAACACCAGCTCGTTTGGTAAAAATACCATCACTGACAAAACCATCATCACCACTGAAAACAAGTACCAAGCCAACAGTTAACCCAAGTAGAAATTCAAGAACAACACGGTTTAAATCTAAACACGAACGAATGATGAATAAAAGAAACGAGGAACGACTCGAAAAGTATAAGGTACATCTACATACATTTTGAACATTTACAAATTGCTTAGTAAAACAGTACAAGAATTTTACAATTAAACATGTATTAGACAGCAATGCAACATAAAACACAAACCAAATAAATTCAAGGAAAGGAGTAAGAGTTCAACATGTTTGTCTTTGCTTCAATTATTTGATTCTAATCTTCTATTTCCTCGTTTTTTATGTTCCctccttaatttatttttttaaaattttggtgtATATTTAAAGAATACAATCCCATGGACGTTCAAACAAATTGAACATTcacacaatattttctttttctttcagttAAAAAATCTGCCGAAACTGAAAAGAGAAAACGTAACACAGACAAATTTCATGCTCAATGATGCCCCATGGTCAAGATGGCAATTAGCAATAACACCCGAATCACCAGAAGGAGAAGAATCTCATTTATGGCAAAAACGTAGAGGCGACTTGACAGGGTATCGTAAAACAGAAATATGTAATGGACAATACCAGAAACCAGCACTGTATGAATTCGCAATTCAAACGCATGAACACTGTAAACGATATGTTGTATATTGTAAGTGTAACAAAGGGTTCACTTTggataaaggatcatgggaatcTAGACTGTTAAATAACACAGACGTTAGAAATGAGGTAGAAGATGTTTTAAAGAAAGGTTGTCGTATATTTGTTAGACACTTTCCTTTGAGAAAAACATCTGCGACAACAAACAAGATGGCCGACCTTGGGCACTATGACTACGCATGGAAATGCCAAAGAAGTGAGAGAATATCCATACGTCAACTACAAGTACTGAATTAAAGTTCTAGATTTATATTCAGACAAGAAGGAACATATTCCTACGTTTTTAATATTTATGTTAGCCATTTTATTGCATTAGTTGTTATAACGATAtagtttttatttgttatttattaataaatgtaaaacatacaaTCAATATACTAGTTTTTACAATGACAAACTGTATGCATATCTTTCAGTTTGTTCACGTCCAATTGaagttatttaattcaaatatgaaACATAAGCACATGCAAACTATCAGGCCTTTCCTTAATAATCTGTAAATCTGTTTAGTCTTTCGCTTACCGCATCATTTGTCTAAAAGAAGGGGAAATTGACTAAGGGGTAGTAAACAAAAACCTAAGTAAAAAAAGAACAccaaacatacaaataaagaaaactaaaaatcatCTATCCCACCCAGAAACCGTGCTATGTCCTGTTATATATTGCCTGGTCTCTAGTGAATAGTTGTCGCATTGTCAagcataccatatctttttttatatttatatttaggtaCTCCGGAAAGGTCAACAGTTTTACTTCTTTTGTAAATACAACCATAAAGCTGCTGTTTATGTATGTTAAGTCATAAAAGGTGTCTCGCAGCATACACTAACGATTAgtgaatttgttaaaaaataataaaatacattaatCATAAGAACATAAGAACATGTACATTCATTTATCCTGATAATTGATcaaattaatagtttaaaattagtgttgtcaaatcgtataCTTTTgactaaccggttactcggataatcgttcgaccgattaaccggttaaccggtagtttaagtttATGTTTTAAGGCCTTATCTATAGTACCctatacatagatataagaaaatgtggtatgattgtcaatgtgaaAACCTTCCACCCAAGTCATACATTTACGGTTTTAAAGTACGATGAATTGGAGACTGTATTAACTATGGCGTTTGTATTAACTTCAGATTGAAATAAAAACCtgcttgatctcgtagaatttaatatgtctgaaaccgacgattctttcattttttcttgttgtctccgaaaataaggtggagtgtttcaatttgaaatgagtAAGCCAAAGCTTGTTACTCGTACTATCAAGTATACATTAattacattcacattggtttgcattgcACAATTGTTGAGTTAGTATTtagtttaaagtatgacaaagccTTGCACGATGGAGATTGCACACTTAGGTTTAGTCtacacaatataagaacaaaaatgaaataatgaagtgaatcgtattactgatttaaagttactgtaaAAAAAACCTGTATACTAATCATGTTTTcttaagatcttgccccgagctgagagacaagttctaattagtttttggattaacaatagcaatcaacaTACTGGataattgatctgtcaaattaattaccacgacgacaatttttaaagaaaccaTAACTATTTAAGGATTTCAAtactttatatcaaatctatcaaaattgaaaaaaaagtccggttaaccggttagcgttttttggtattcggtattcggtcgttcaaacggttaaccgttgacaacactattTACAATAGAAAACATGACTTGCCAGGACAAGGAATATACAAGACTTTTCTCTATAATTTATATCGGTACATATTGAGAAATACAAAAAGAAACACTTACAATTGAAAAACCCAACAGGAAACTCGttaaaaaaatgggtttgaattcAGGAGCTACTCATTTCTTATATTGGCAATTTGATGCATAATTTCAGTCTTTCAGAATTTGAGTAGGCGTTGTTCTATTCAGATATCACACATATGGAAACACACGATATCCCTTTTCTGTATACTACTCTATACATGTGTTTTGTCTTTTATATAATGAGTCATGTCAACTACGTAATGAATTCTGGAACTTTTTAAATTTGGGATAAAACCCCATTGTACTGTGTCATGATTTAAAAGGAAACATCTTTGTTTAGACGGAAGATGAAGATACCTTGGGGATATTCCAGAACCATTACAGGAAaagaatgaaaagaaaaaaaaaaaaaaagtttcgaGTCATATAAGATTAACACGCATCACACAATAATAAATTGGTGAACACATTTCCTTAACCCACCAGTTCATGTTACTTTCCTTGTTCGAATGAAGAAGTTTTAATTGAAAATACTCGTCAGGACAAAGGCTATACAGAACTGTAACAGACacaaataacatatttaatagttatcccacaaggacgcggtgtgtctgTGTAAGATCACCCCGGACGCCAGAGGGTGATCTCACACTGACACATCAAGTCTGAGTGGGATAaatattttacatcccagctgttttagattagacgaaaaaccatttacgattcataaaatctagttaagaacgccacacaaccattacaatatactttatatatcactatatgatgtataccctttatgacccccaaacacaatgagtagatatcaaacaatgtcaaccgccccacttgccaatcggcccacaatATATcaccactttataaaaaaaatcgccccactcttgtttaccgactcgcctagcttttgaaaaagtgtaaaatcaaagtgaacaatcagtctgaaaactcacttattaacgaaaaaggtttaaaccccactgaataaaggtttgacaactcgcccaacttataaaaagatcttgcatcctttaaggttcatgtggatcCTATGGATAAAATGGCCGCATTGTCatctcaaaatttactctgagtacagacaaacctgtgcatctagAAAAGTaataaggcatagcatgccctagataaatataattcaaatgcattgtatgatttagaaaactgaactggattttgccgtgcacttttttcgTCCCTGTGTAACGTGTTTGGCTTATAAACTATATGTTCGTATCCGTTTTCACAGAATCTGAGATActccaatatcaatcttttaattaactcGAAAACCTAACTACAACTTGGAGGCTTTCCTTAAAAACTACAAGACCAGTATTTAaactttgaaacttaataaagaaataataatattcaCACAAATAACTGTATATCAAAAAAGTAGCCTGAAAACTATGACCTCAATTTATCCTTGATCCTTTCACTGACTCCGAGGTCCCAACTgatttgacaaacaattatattaaacttaatTAAGAACAATCTTCAAAAAATCATAGGTTTCCGAAACACCTAGTTCTGAGACACCCAGTCTCTAAAACACCTAGTCCTGAAATGACTAGTCTCTGAAGCACCTAAGTTACCAGATTATTACAAGCTAtctgttcgagggactgcgaccattcccAAGGGAAATTACAGTTTCGGAACAACGCGGTAGCTTCCAATAATTGTAATACCTTTAAAAACCGCTTGCTTCAAAACTACAACGCTTTCAACTCAACTAGGTTTATAAACTTACTTTCCAGCTTCAAATTTCAATTCTTCAATTCCTTCAGAAGCGATTATTATCCGTCGACAGCCAGattacaaatgacaaaaaaaaccacaatgaatcggtgtctttatataccaagagcgcggacctcgaagagagcaccctagtaACAATTAACGCGTCTCATAACAACCAAGGATAAAAGAATGATTTCATATGCATTTATCGTTAACGCATTGTCCAAACGGGTAATTTATTATAGATAACAATTAAACGATAAACTATAGATATTGTCTTATGCCTaaactgcatttttgtcacaTTACCCACGCCTCCGATTTCATGCGTCCTCGCATGACTAACATACTTTTATTTCCTATTTGTATTTACACAAAGCAACTGCAAAAGAATAAGTTTTAAATGTCCCTAACAAATTTTGCCTCTGCAGCGGCCCCAAGGAGCCTACTCTTAACGAAATCTGCAGGAGGGGTCTTTTACATGCACAGGGCGTGACATGTTCCTGTACATGGGacctcggatttaacgtccccatccgacggactctacatatatatctataaattttttttctctttgctGAGTGTATTTCA encodes:
- the LOC139493323 gene encoding uncharacterized protein, yielding MANPGGPIEICFSFDATCSMYEYIDEVKGKVQDLIQRLQADIPGIRIAVFAHGDYGSPTYVTKHIDFTTDVAELCNWVKNVKESRGGDWDECYELVLQEVQSLSWTPGSKRALVMIGDADPHEPGFRCGGKTYNIDWRAETYKLLMMNVTIYGVKCGDDDSSTEFFNKIAKATDGKFLTLKDFTNIFDLMMAICYREHDETLLQNYETEVRARGTTVHKDLEALFGNLRHNETDDMETAPSTPARLVKIPSLTKPSSPLKTSTKPTVNPSRNSRTTRFKSKHERMMNKRNEERLEKYKLKNLPKLKRENVTQTNFMLNDAPWSRWQLAITPESPEGEESHLWQKRRGDLTGYRKTEICNGQYQKPALYEFAIQTHEHCKRYVVYCKCNKGFTLDKGSWESRLLNNTDVRNEVEDVLKKGCRIFVRHFPLRKTSATTNKMADLGHYDYAWKCQRSERISIRQLQVLN